In a genomic window of Nodosilinea sp. E11:
- a CDS encoding glycoside hydrolase family 13 protein, with translation MAFQTPDWVKHAVFYQIFPDRFARTSRHLDGPAMAVTLEAWESPPTPFGYKGGDLWGIAEKLDYLVDLGVTAIYMTPIFQATCNHRYHTHDYYQVDPLLGGNEAFFDLLEAAHAKDIKVVLDGVFNHCSRGFFFFNDILENGPNSPWLDWFEVAGWPLAAYDGALPANYRSWVDNRALPAFKHDHPAVREYLMRVGEYWIRQGVDGWRLDVPFEIKTEGFWQEFRDRIKAINPEAYIVGEVWTDASEWLDGTQFDGVMNYLFTGPSIAFAGGDRVRMDLVEMPHYYPYPALDAAGYADKIQHLLDLYPWEIQLTQLNLLSSHDVARVYSVVQEDLDSMVLATLLLFTFPGAPSIYYGDEVGLPGELDPDCRRTFPPEKEWHQDLLTIHRQLIALRQRYAALRIGTYEVLQATGSVYIFSRTLADERIVTALNTGSEAISLSSEAVLPGKAISNPVFTYQGATWTAEKLHLPGRAAIAVTA, from the coding sequence ATGGCTTTTCAAACCCCCGACTGGGTGAAACACGCCGTTTTCTACCAAATCTTTCCCGATCGGTTTGCCCGCACCAGTCGGCACTTAGATGGCCCCGCGATGGCCGTGACTCTAGAAGCCTGGGAGTCGCCGCCGACTCCCTTTGGCTACAAGGGCGGTGACCTGTGGGGAATAGCTGAAAAGCTCGACTATCTGGTCGATTTGGGCGTTACAGCAATTTATATGACGCCAATTTTTCAGGCGACCTGTAACCACCGCTACCACACCCACGACTACTACCAGGTTGACCCGTTGCTGGGAGGCAACGAAGCCTTTTTTGACCTGCTGGAGGCCGCCCACGCCAAAGACATTAAAGTGGTGCTGGATGGGGTGTTTAACCATTGCAGCCGGGGCTTTTTCTTTTTTAATGACATTCTTGAAAATGGCCCTAACTCGCCTTGGCTAGATTGGTTTGAGGTGGCAGGCTGGCCCCTGGCGGCCTACGACGGGGCACTGCCAGCTAACTACAGAAGCTGGGTTGACAACCGCGCCCTACCAGCGTTTAAGCACGATCACCCAGCGGTACGCGAATACCTGATGCGGGTTGGTGAGTACTGGATTCGCCAGGGCGTCGATGGCTGGCGGCTGGACGTGCCCTTTGAGATCAAGACCGAGGGCTTTTGGCAGGAGTTTCGCGATCGCATCAAAGCCATCAACCCCGAAGCCTATATTGTTGGCGAAGTGTGGACCGATGCCAGCGAATGGCTCGACGGCACCCAGTTTGATGGGGTAATGAACTACCTGTTTACCGGGCCGAGTATCGCCTTTGCCGGGGGCGATCGGGTGCGGATGGACCTGGTAGAGATGCCCCACTACTACCCCTATCCGGCGCTGGACGCTGCTGGCTATGCCGATAAAATTCAGCACCTGCTGGATCTCTATCCCTGGGAAATTCAGCTCACCCAGCTCAACCTGCTCTCGAGTCACGATGTGGCCCGCGTCTATTCTGTGGTGCAAGAAGACCTAGACAGCATGGTGCTGGCGACACTGTTGCTGTTTACCTTTCCGGGCGCGCCCAGCATCTACTACGGTGATGAGGTCGGTCTACCCGGCGAACTCGACCCCGACTGTCGCCGCACGTTCCCCCCTGAAAAAGAGTGGCACCAAGATCTATTGACCATTCATCGGCAATTGATTGCCCTGCGGCAGCGCTATGCAGCCCTGCGGATTGGCACCTATGAGGTGCTCCAGGCTACTGGTTCGGTCTATATATTTAGCCGAACGTTGGCCGATGAGCGAATTGTGACAGCTCTCAATACGGGCAGCGAAGCGATCTCTCTCAGTAGTGAAGCAGTGTTGCCTGGAAAGGCCATTTCTAACCCGGTGTTTACTTACCAGGGGGCCACTTGGACTGCGGAGAAGCTACATCTGCCTGGCCGGGCTGCGATCGCTGTTACAGCATAA
- the ctpC gene encoding carboxyl-terminal processing protease CtpC yields MTLAKRGLILGATALAVAAVTVTGAGIHLSQSKAFFQESPKELIDQVWQLINRNFVDATFNQTDWEAVRTEYLGRDYSNQEEAYVAVREMLEKLEDPYTRFMDPEEFRNMQVDTSGELTGVGIQISQDDETKAIVVVAPIEDTPAFDAGIRPQDVILAIDGESTSEMELNDAVSRIRGTVGSEVTLTIRRGEQELEVPIVRARIEIHPVRYSVQAGPEGAVGYIRLTQFSANAATEMSEAIADLESQGVTGYILDLRSNPGGLLYSSIDIARMWLDSGTIVSTVNRQGVVDEETANSRALTDKPLVVLVDGGSASASEILSGALRDNERAVLVGTRTFGKGLVQSVRSLGDGSGVAITVAKYLTPNGTDINKSGINPDIAVELTDEQREQLSTEREAIGTSADPQYAEALRVLSVEIQEARGANNVTAAPTN; encoded by the coding sequence ATGACACTTGCAAAGCGCGGACTGATCCTCGGTGCAACCGCCCTCGCCGTAGCTGCGGTTACCGTAACCGGTGCCGGGATTCATCTGTCCCAGAGTAAAGCCTTCTTTCAAGAAAGCCCGAAAGAGCTAATTGATCAGGTCTGGCAGCTCATCAACCGCAACTTTGTCGATGCCACCTTTAACCAGACCGACTGGGAAGCCGTGCGCACTGAATATCTAGGGCGCGATTACAGCAATCAGGAAGAGGCCTATGTTGCTGTGCGCGAAATGCTGGAGAAGCTGGAAGATCCCTACACCCGCTTCATGGATCCAGAAGAATTTCGCAACATGCAGGTGGACACCTCCGGGGAACTCACCGGCGTTGGTATTCAAATTTCCCAAGACGATGAAACTAAAGCAATCGTAGTGGTAGCCCCGATCGAAGACACCCCTGCCTTCGATGCTGGCATTCGTCCCCAAGACGTCATTTTGGCGATTGACGGCGAATCCACCAGCGAGATGGAACTCAACGATGCGGTGAGCCGGATTCGGGGCACGGTCGGCTCTGAAGTCACTCTGACTATTCGCCGGGGTGAGCAGGAGTTAGAGGTGCCCATTGTGCGCGCCCGTATTGAAATTCACCCGGTGCGCTACAGCGTTCAAGCCGGTCCCGAGGGGGCGGTGGGTTACATTCGCCTGACCCAGTTCAGCGCTAACGCTGCCACCGAAATGAGCGAAGCCATTGCAGATTTAGAGAGCCAGGGAGTAACGGGCTACATTCTCGACCTGCGCTCTAATCCCGGCGGGCTGCTGTACTCCAGCATTGATATCGCCCGGATGTGGCTAGACAGTGGCACCATTGTATCGACGGTCAACCGTCAGGGTGTCGTCGATGAAGAGACTGCCAACAGTCGCGCTTTGACCGACAAGCCCTTGGTGGTATTGGTCGATGGAGGATCTGCCAGTGCTAGCGAAATTTTGTCGGGGGCGCTCAGAGACAACGAGCGGGCCGTGCTGGTAGGAACCCGCACCTTTGGTAAGGGGCTGGTGCAATCGGTGCGCAGCTTGGGCGATGGTTCTGGGGTGGCCATTACCGTAGCTAAATACCTCACCCCCAACGGAACTGATATCAACAAGTCTGGTATTAACCCCGACATTGCGGTGGAGCTGACTGACGAACAACGGGAGCAGCTGTCTACAGAGCGTGAGGCGATTGGCACTAGTGCCGACCCTCAGTATGCTGAGGCTCTACGGGTACTGAGCGTAGAAATTCAGGAGGCTCGGGGTGCTAATAATGTGACAGCGGCACCGACCAATTAG
- a CDS encoding lipopolysaccharide assembly protein LapA domain-containing protein, whose product MIRLALALVPAVWVIAIAIIAVQNATPVSIRLLNLQSIELPFGVLLAFCVAGGMLAAALLLLVLGGNPLRVSRRKRPEV is encoded by the coding sequence ATGATTAGACTTGCCCTAGCGCTAGTGCCCGCTGTTTGGGTGATCGCGATCGCCATCATCGCCGTCCAAAATGCCACCCCAGTATCGATTCGCCTACTTAACCTGCAATCGATTGAGCTGCCCTTTGGGGTGCTGTTGGCCTTCTGCGTTGCCGGTGGCATGCTGGCCGCCGCCCTGCTATTGCTGGTGCTGGGCGGCAATCCGCTGCGGGTGTCTCGCCGCAAGCGGCCCGAGGTCTAG
- the rplI gene encoding 50S ribosomal protein L9, with the protein MAKRVQVVLTEDIRKLGYNGDLVEVAPGYARNYLIPNGKAVRTTPGVLKQVERRREAQKQRLLEIKQEAEATKTALDTIGMFTIQKPVGENEAIFGTVTSGDVADVIKSLAGKEVDRRDISVPDINKLGEYQAEVKLHPEVTAMVNLRVTAE; encoded by the coding sequence ATGGCAAAACGGGTACAGGTAGTTCTTACGGAAGACATTCGCAAGCTGGGCTATAACGGCGACCTAGTAGAGGTGGCTCCCGGCTACGCACGCAATTATCTTATCCCTAACGGGAAGGCAGTGCGCACTACCCCCGGTGTGCTGAAGCAGGTAGAGCGTCGGCGCGAGGCGCAAAAGCAGCGATTGCTCGAAATTAAGCAGGAGGCCGAGGCCACCAAGACGGCCCTAGATACCATCGGCATGTTCACCATTCAAAAGCCCGTGGGCGAGAATGAGGCTATCTTTGGTACGGTCACCTCTGGGGACGTGGCCGATGTGATTAAGTCGCTGGCTGGCAAAGAGGTTGACCGCCGCGATATTTCGGTGCCTGATATCAATAAGCTGGGCGAATACCAGGCCGAAGTGAAACTGCACCCCGAGGTGACGGCCATGGTCAATCTACGGGTGACCGCTGAATAA
- the dnaG gene encoding DNA primase, translated as MDTPRLHPDTIEAVRDRADIVDVVSQHVVLKKQGKDFVGLCPFHEDKSPSFSVSPSKQFYYCFSCGAGGNAFKFLMELNKRSFADVVLDLAQRYQVPVTTLEPAKRQELQRQLTLREQLYEVLALTAKFYEHALQQIDGAPALAYLYERGLSDTTIQQFQLGFAPGGWQTLYGYLVEQKHYPVNLVEQAGLVVPRQKGDGYYDRFRDRLMIPIRDGQSRVIGFGGRALGDEKPKYLNSPDTELFDKGKTLYGLDLARAAIAKDDRAIVVEGYFDVIALHAAGLENSVAALGTALNAAQVRQLLRYTESKQILLNFDADAAGVKAAQRAIGEVEDMAYRGDVQLRVLNIPDGKDPDEFLRHHSAAAYRDLIEAAPLWIDWQIHNLIGGKDLRQADQFQQTSQAVVKLLSEIANADTRTHYVRYCAEIFSNGDSRLVPLLAENLVTQVRRQRRSTSSEAPTRAAPTPTPSASSLEQAEAALLRIFLHAASHRDEIRQVLEDRDLQFSYSHHRALWRQMQRLLSDHDDPRVDLVNLLRNQLADTGLATTPLQALMHLSEKTKRDILRAPLVIRAAAACMEKNLCEKRYRHFLALWEKTDCTTAPELFTEYQRQIYAEKRRIEVLEKDRQVSFEDLASMPWVGEQYDSLDR; from the coding sequence ATGGATACTCCCCGACTTCACCCTGACACCATCGAGGCAGTGCGCGATCGCGCCGATATTGTCGATGTGGTTTCCCAGCATGTGGTGCTGAAAAAGCAGGGCAAAGACTTTGTTGGCCTCTGCCCTTTCCACGAAGACAAATCGCCCAGCTTTAGCGTCAGCCCCAGTAAGCAGTTCTACTACTGCTTTTCCTGTGGGGCCGGGGGCAACGCCTTTAAGTTTTTAATGGAGCTGAACAAGCGCTCCTTTGCCGATGTAGTGCTCGATCTGGCCCAGCGCTACCAGGTGCCGGTCACGACCCTAGAGCCAGCTAAGCGCCAAGAGCTTCAGCGGCAGCTCACTCTGCGGGAGCAGCTCTACGAAGTTTTGGCGCTAACCGCAAAATTTTACGAGCACGCCCTGCAGCAGATTGACGGGGCTCCTGCCTTGGCCTACCTGTACGAGCGGGGCCTGAGCGACACCACCATTCAGCAGTTTCAGTTGGGGTTTGCGCCAGGGGGCTGGCAAACCCTCTACGGCTACCTGGTGGAGCAAAAGCACTACCCCGTGAACCTGGTTGAGCAAGCCGGTTTGGTGGTGCCTCGGCAAAAGGGCGACGGCTACTACGACCGATTTCGCGATCGCCTGATGATTCCCATTCGCGACGGCCAGAGCCGGGTGATTGGCTTTGGTGGCCGCGCCCTCGGCGATGAGAAACCCAAGTACTTAAATTCTCCTGATACTGAGCTATTTGACAAGGGAAAAACCCTCTACGGGCTAGATCTAGCCCGAGCGGCGATCGCCAAGGACGATCGCGCCATTGTGGTCGAGGGCTACTTCGACGTGATTGCCCTCCACGCGGCTGGGTTAGAAAACTCTGTCGCCGCTTTGGGTACGGCGCTCAATGCCGCCCAGGTGCGTCAGCTGCTGCGCTACACCGAATCGAAGCAAATTTTGCTCAACTTTGACGCCGATGCCGCCGGGGTAAAGGCGGCCCAGCGGGCGATCGGTGAAGTCGAAGACATGGCCTACCGGGGGGACGTGCAGCTGCGGGTGCTCAACATTCCCGACGGCAAAGACCCCGACGAGTTTTTGCGGCACCACAGTGCCGCCGCCTACCGCGACCTGATCGAAGCTGCCCCCCTCTGGATTGACTGGCAAATTCACAACCTGATCGGTGGCAAAGACCTACGCCAGGCCGACCAGTTTCAGCAGACCAGCCAGGCGGTGGTAAAACTGCTCAGCGAGATTGCCAATGCCGACACCCGCACTCACTACGTGCGCTACTGCGCCGAAATCTTTAGCAACGGCGACAGTCGCTTGGTGCCCCTGTTGGCCGAAAACTTGGTTACCCAGGTGCGCCGCCAGCGCCGCAGCACCTCCTCAGAAGCACCTACCCGTGCTGCTCCCACTCCTACCCCCAGCGCCAGTTCCCTAGAGCAGGCCGAGGCTGCTCTGCTGCGTATTTTTCTCCACGCCGCTAGCCACCGCGACGAGATTCGCCAGGTGCTCGAAGACCGTGACTTGCAGTTTAGCTATTCCCACCACCGTGCCCTATGGCGGCAGATGCAGCGTCTGTTGAGTGACCACGACGACCCCAGGGTTGACCTGGTCAACCTGCTGCGTAACCAACTAGCTGATACCGGCCTGGCCACCACGCCCCTACAGGCCCTCATGCACCTGAGCGAAAAGACCAAGCGCGACATCCTGCGCGCCCCCCTAGTCATCCGCGCCGCCGCTGCTTGCATGGAAAAAAACCTCTGCGAAAAGCGCTACCGCCACTTTCTCGCCCTATGGGAAAAGACCGATTGCACCACCGCCCCGGAGCTGTTTACCGAGTACCAGCGGCAAATCTACGCCGAAAAACGCCGCATTGAAGTGCTAGAAAAAGATCGCCAAGTCAGCTTCGAAGACCTAGCCAGCATGCCCTGGGTCGGCGAACAGTACGATTCCCTCGATCGGTAG
- a CDS encoding FAD-dependent oxidoreductase, with the protein MPKVVIVGAGPTGATLALVLAQRGISVTLVEATRDFQRQFRGEGLMPSGLNALHQMGLDALLDTIPHRPLSAWEFWLNDRRLFRADEPLGADRPCTLVAQPPLLTALVQAAQSQPDFDWIAGTAVKDLLWQNDRVAGVQLVDGRSLAADLVIGADGRASAMRQKAGLTLDTQPKSTDVLWFKLPAPPDYAVDNCFCTVVKDGRVFSLFHGAEVGKLHLAWAIAPEEPTLQQDWATTFAALVPPALVEHFRAAEDAISPPLRLSVLVGRCPRWHRPGLLLLGDAAHPMSPVRAQGINLALRDVIVAANHLVPPLKLEGAVEAAAIDGAIAQIQAEREPEIIQAQALQAHEASRGEQLRRFALLRQGLSSLAPVVGPLVKQVWSQQQQPLRQGITTVQLEV; encoded by the coding sequence ATGCCCAAAGTGGTCATCGTTGGCGCTGGCCCCACCGGGGCAACCCTGGCTCTGGTGCTGGCCCAGCGCGGCATCTCCGTCACCCTAGTTGAAGCCACCCGCGACTTTCAGCGCCAGTTTCGCGGCGAGGGGTTAATGCCCAGCGGCCTTAATGCCCTGCACCAGATGGGCCTCGACGCCCTGCTAGACACCATCCCTCACCGGCCCCTGAGCGCCTGGGAATTCTGGCTCAACGATCGCCGCCTGTTTCGCGCCGATGAGCCGCTGGGTGCAGATCGACCCTGTACCCTGGTCGCTCAGCCGCCCCTGCTGACGGCCCTAGTGCAGGCCGCCCAATCCCAACCCGACTTTGATTGGATCGCTGGCACGGCAGTAAAGGATCTGCTCTGGCAGAACGATCGAGTCGCCGGGGTACAGCTGGTGGATGGCCGTAGCCTAGCGGCCGACCTCGTCATTGGTGCCGATGGTCGGGCCTCGGCGATGCGCCAAAAAGCTGGGCTTACCCTAGACACTCAGCCTAAAAGTACTGACGTACTGTGGTTTAAGCTGCCTGCCCCGCCAGACTACGCAGTCGACAACTGCTTCTGTACGGTGGTAAAAGACGGGCGGGTGTTTAGCCTCTTTCACGGGGCCGAAGTTGGCAAACTGCACCTGGCCTGGGCGATCGCGCCGGAAGAACCAACGCTACAGCAGGATTGGGCGACTACCTTTGCCGCTCTGGTACCCCCGGCCCTAGTCGAACACTTTCGGGCGGCAGAGGACGCCATTTCGCCACCCCTACGGCTGTCGGTACTGGTCGGTCGGTGCCCCCGCTGGCACCGACCCGGCCTGCTGCTGCTGGGCGATGCGGCCCACCCCATGTCGCCCGTGCGCGCCCAGGGCATTAACCTGGCCCTGCGGGATGTGATTGTCGCGGCTAACCACCTGGTGCCGCCGCTCAAGCTAGAGGGAGCCGTTGAGGCAGCGGCAATCGACGGGGCGATCGCCCAGATTCAAGCCGAACGAGAACCGGAAATCATTCAGGCGCAAGCGCTCCAGGCCCACGAAGCTAGCCGAGGCGAACAGCTACGCCGCTTCGCACTGCTCCGCCAGGGCCTAAGCTCGCTAGCCCCCGTAGTGGGGCCGTTGGTGAAGCAGGTGTGGAGCCAGCAACAGCAGCCGCTCCGCCAGGGGATTACGACCGTACAGCTTGAGGTTTAG
- a CDS encoding GntR family transcriptional regulator has translation MVQFHIQPDSEIPASTQLYDQIWFAIASRQYPPGYRLPSTRQLAMQTGLHRNTISKVYRQLEDAGVVEAMPGSGIYVREQNSTESARPQTMLWAEFPQARDVVETGLDELLRQGCSLNQARELFLAEIDWRLRCSARVLVTAPSQDIGAGQLMVRELESALHIPVQLVPLEELDTILAQTRSGTVVTSRYFISEAEAIAAPKSVRVIPVDIYDYKKELGLLKDLPKGTCLGMVSVSTGILRAAEVISYSLRGDEILLMSAQTDDPYKLNAVIHSAQTIVVFDEASLPTVKEAIAEAREDLIRPPKLIVCDNYIGEKSILLLKRELGLD, from the coding sequence GTGGTGCAGTTTCATATTCAGCCCGATAGCGAAATACCGGCGTCGACCCAGCTCTATGACCAGATCTGGTTTGCGATCGCCTCGCGGCAATATCCGCCTGGCTATCGACTGCCTAGCACTCGGCAGTTGGCCATGCAGACGGGCCTGCACCGCAATACGATCAGTAAGGTCTACCGCCAGCTCGAAGACGCTGGGGTAGTTGAGGCCATGCCAGGCTCGGGCATCTACGTGCGCGAGCAAAACAGCACCGAAAGCGCCCGCCCCCAAACCATGCTGTGGGCCGAGTTTCCCCAGGCCCGAGACGTCGTTGAGACGGGGCTAGACGAGCTGCTGCGCCAGGGCTGCTCGCTTAACCAGGCCCGCGAGCTGTTCTTAGCCGAAATCGACTGGCGGCTGCGCTGTAGCGCTCGGGTGCTGGTCACCGCCCCCAGTCAAGACATTGGGGCTGGTCAGCTCATGGTGCGGGAGCTAGAGAGTGCTCTACACATTCCAGTACAGCTGGTGCCCCTCGAAGAACTCGACACGATTTTGGCCCAGACCCGCTCGGGCACGGTGGTGACTAGCCGCTACTTTATTAGTGAAGCCGAGGCGATCGCGGCTCCCAAATCAGTGCGGGTGATTCCGGTCGATATCTACGACTACAAAAAAGAGTTGGGCCTGCTGAAGGATCTGCCCAAGGGCACCTGCCTGGGCATGGTCAGCGTCAGCACCGGCATTTTGCGGGCGGCGGAGGTGATTAGCTACAGCCTACGGGGTGACGAAATTCTGCTGATGTCGGCCCAGACCGACGACCCCTACAAACTCAATGCCGTCATCCACAGCGCCCAAACCATTGTGGTATTTGATGAGGCCAGCCTGCCCACGGTCAAAGAGGCGATCGCCGAAGCCCGCGAAGACCTGATTCGTCCCCCCAAGCTGATCGTCTGCGACAACTACATCGGCGAAAAATCAATTCTGCTGCTGAAGCGTGAGCTGGGACTAGATTAA
- a CDS encoding dienelactone hydrolase family protein: MTSLVRTETITISSGDREILAYLAEPSRPGRWGAVVVMQEVFGVNSHIREVAERLAGAGYVAIAPHLYHRQAPGFEAGYTAEDLELGRRYKQGTTAEELLADVRGAIAYLYGKTNVIAEGVGCIGFCFGGHVAYLAATLPEVKATASFYGAGIATMSPGGGAPTLSRTAEIAGTVYGFFGEKDPLIAAEEIDQMEAALQAQGVPHQIFRYPNAEHGFFCDQRYSYQAEAARDAWGQVLHLFKTTLPAAPAET, from the coding sequence ATGACATCTCTAGTACGCACCGAGACCATCACAATTTCTAGCGGTGATCGGGAGATTTTGGCCTACCTGGCTGAGCCCTCGCGCCCTGGACGGTGGGGTGCTGTGGTGGTGATGCAAGAAGTGTTTGGAGTCAACAGCCATATTCGTGAGGTGGCTGAGCGGTTGGCGGGTGCTGGTTACGTGGCGATCGCCCCTCACCTCTACCACCGCCAGGCCCCTGGCTTTGAGGCGGGCTACACCGCTGAAGATTTAGAATTGGGCCGCCGTTATAAGCAGGGGACGACGGCGGAGGAACTGCTGGCAGATGTGCGGGGCGCGATCGCCTACCTCTACGGCAAAACCAACGTGATTGCCGAGGGTGTTGGCTGCATTGGCTTTTGCTTTGGCGGTCATGTCGCCTACCTGGCCGCCACCCTGCCGGAGGTTAAAGCGACGGCGTCGTTCTATGGGGCGGGCATAGCCACGATGAGCCCCGGCGGCGGTGCTCCCACCCTCAGCCGCACCGCCGAGATCGCCGGCACGGTCTACGGCTTCTTTGGCGAAAAAGATCCGCTGATTGCTGCTGAGGAAATCGATCAAATGGAGGCGGCGCTACAAGCCCAGGGCGTGCCCCACCAGATCTTTCGCTACCCCAATGCCGAGCATGGCTTCTTCTGTGATCAGCGCTACAGCTACCAGGCGGAGGCCGCCCGCGACGCTTGGGGGCAGGTGCTGCACCTGTTTAAGACCACGCTGCCTGCCGCTCCGGCAGAGACCTAG
- a CDS encoding ribulose bisphosphate carboxylase small subunit: MAYYLSPRFLEKLAVHITKNYLKLPEVKIPLLLGVHGRKGEGKTFQCELLYERMGVEVVHISGGELESPDAGDPARLIRLRYREAAELVRVRGKMAVLMINDIDAGAGRFDALTQYTVNTQLVNNTLMNIADNPTNVQLPGSYDETELQRVPIILTGNDLSTLYAPLIRDGRMDKFYWQPDRDDRIGIVGGIFAPDGLSSQDVTMLVDTFPTQAIDFFGAVRAQIYNEQIRDFIYSVGLENVSRSVVNTTTPPSFRKPDFSLSHLIEVGDRLVREQRRVDDMRLANEYNRVLQGNPASAPPTGSVYHAYDPEAHAPSAGAVPVADAATTDVSRNGNGDAPQCPLPPTPHTSTHPPSHSSTLPPDVQDQINALLAQGYRLGLEHVDQRRFQTNAWQSGPPIPSQDAASARSTLERCLDDYDQDYVRLFGIDPKTKQRVMEKIIQRPGR; the protein is encoded by the coding sequence ATGGCTTATTATCTTTCCCCCCGGTTTCTCGAAAAGCTGGCGGTGCACATCACCAAAAACTACCTGAAGCTGCCGGAGGTTAAAATTCCGCTGCTGCTGGGGGTGCACGGTCGCAAGGGTGAAGGTAAGACCTTTCAGTGTGAGCTGCTGTACGAGCGCATGGGGGTCGAGGTGGTGCATATCTCCGGGGGCGAACTCGAAAGCCCCGACGCGGGCGACCCGGCCCGCCTGATTCGCCTGCGCTACCGGGAAGCCGCTGAGCTGGTGCGGGTGCGGGGCAAAATGGCGGTGCTGATGATCAACGACATTGACGCCGGGGCGGGCCGCTTTGACGCGCTGACGCAATATACCGTCAACACTCAGCTGGTGAACAACACCCTGATGAACATTGCCGACAACCCCACCAATGTTCAGCTGCCGGGCAGCTACGACGAGACCGAGCTTCAGCGGGTGCCGATTATTCTGACTGGCAACGACCTCTCTACCCTCTACGCGCCACTGATTCGCGACGGCCGCATGGATAAGTTTTACTGGCAGCCCGATCGAGACGATCGCATTGGCATTGTCGGTGGCATCTTTGCTCCCGACGGCCTCTCCTCTCAAGATGTGACGATGCTGGTCGATACGTTTCCTACCCAGGCGATCGATTTTTTTGGGGCCGTGCGCGCTCAGATCTACAACGAGCAGATCCGCGACTTTATCTATTCTGTAGGGCTCGAAAATGTTTCCCGCAGCGTGGTCAACACCACCACGCCGCCCAGCTTTCGCAAGCCCGACTTTAGCCTGTCGCATTTGATCGAAGTGGGCGATCGCCTGGTGCGCGAACAGCGCCGGGTCGATGACATGCGCCTTGCCAACGAGTACAACCGCGTTCTGCAAGGAAATCCAGCATCAGCCCCCCCAACGGGCAGTGTCTACCACGCCTACGACCCCGAAGCTCATGCGCCTAGCGCTGGTGCCGTCCCTGTCGCCGATGCTGCCACGACCGACGTGAGCCGCAACGGTAATGGCGACGCCCCCCAGTGCCCCTTACCTCCCACGCCCCACACCTCTACCCATCCGCCCTCCCACTCATCCACGCTTCCCCCCGATGTGCAAGACCAGATCAATGCCTTGCTAGCCCAAGGGTATCGCCTGGGATTAGAGCACGTCGATCAGCGCCGCTTTCAAACCAATGCCTGGCAGAGTGGTCCTCCCATCCCTAGCCAAGATGCCGCCAGCGCCCGCTCGACCCTAGAGCGCTGCCTAGACGACTATGACCAAGACTACGTGCGGCTATTTGGCATCGACCCCAAAACCAAACAGCGGGTAATGGAGAAAATTATTCAACGGCCTGGGCGCTAG
- the uraH gene encoding hydroxyisourate hydrolase, with amino-acid sequence MGRLTTHVLDTALGKPAASMRLTVWAINKEADIKTALTTVETNSDGRTDQPLLEGDELHKGTYEITFDVAAYFATTGAALSDPPFLDQIPVRFTVADPSGNFHVPLLVSPWSYSTYRGS; translated from the coding sequence ATGGGCAGACTCACCACCCACGTACTCGACACAGCCCTGGGTAAGCCCGCCGCCTCAATGCGGCTCACAGTCTGGGCCATTAATAAAGAGGCCGATATCAAAACGGCGCTCACAACGGTTGAAACCAACAGCGATGGGCGCACCGATCAGCCGCTCCTAGAAGGCGACGAGCTGCACAAAGGCACCTACGAGATCACCTTTGATGTGGCCGCCTACTTTGCCACAACTGGCGCAGCCTTGTCTGACCCACCGTTTTTAGATCAAATTCCTGTTCGCTTTACGGTGGCTGACCCCAGCGGCAACTTTCACGTGCCGCTACTGGTGTCACCTTGGTCATACAGCACCTACCGGGGCAGCTAG